Proteins from one Rhinopithecus roxellana isolate Shanxi Qingling chromosome 20, ASM756505v1, whole genome shotgun sequence genomic window:
- the QPRT gene encoding nicotinate-nucleotide pyrophosphorylase [carboxylating]: MDAEGLALLLPPVTLAALVDSWLREDCPGLNYAALVSGAGPSQAVLWAKSPGVLAGQPFFDAIFTQLNCQVSWFLPEGSKLVPVARVAEVRGPAHCLLLGERVALNTLACCSGIASAATAAVEAARGAGWTGHVAGTRKTTPGFRLVEKYGLLVGGAASHRYDLGGLVMVKDNHVVAAGGVEKAVRAARQAADFALKVEVECSSLQEAVQAAEAGADLVLLDNFKPKELHPTAAALKAQFPSVAVEASGGITLDNLPQFCGPHIDVISMGMLTQAAPALDFSLKLFAKEAAPVPKIHWS; the protein is encoded by the exons GCCTGGCACTGCTGCTGCCGCCCGTCACCCTGGCAGCCCTGGTGGACAGCTGGCTCCGAGAGGACTGCCCAGGGCTCAACTACGCAGCCTTGGTCAGCGGGGCAGGCCCCTCGCAGGCGGTGCTGTGGGCCAAATCCCCTGGGGTACTGGCAGGGCAGCCTTTTTTCGATGCCATCTTTACCCAACTCAACTGCCAAGTCTCCTGGTTCCTCCCTGAGGGATCGAAGCTGGTGCCGGTGGCCAGAGTGGCCGAGGTCCGgggccctgcccactgcctgcTGCTGGGGGAACGGGTGGCCCTCAACACGCTGGCCTGCTGCAGTGGCATTGCCAGTGCTGCCACCGCTGCAGTGGAGGCTGCCAGGGGGGCCGGCTGGACTGGACACGTGGCCGGCACCAGGAAGACCACACCAGGCTTCCGGCTGGTGGAGAAGTATGGGCTCCTGGTGGGCGGGGCCGCCTCGCACCGCTACGACCTGGGAGGACTGGTGATGGTGAAGGACAACCATGTGGTGGCCGCCGGTGGTGTGGAGAAG GCGGTGCGGGCGGCCCGGCAGGCGGCCGACTTCGCTCTGAAGGTGGAGGTGGAATGCAGCAGCCTGCAGGAGGCAGTGCAAGCGGCTGAGGCGGGTGCCGATCTTGTCCTGCTGGACAACTTCAAGCCGAAG GAGCTGCACCCCACGGCTGCCGCGCTGAAGGCCCAGTTCCCAAGTGTGGCGGTGGAAGCCAGTGGGGGCATCACCCTGGACAACCTCCCTCAGTTCTGTGGGCCGCACATAGACGTCATCTCCATGGGGATGCTGACCCAGGCGGCCCCAGCCCTTGATTTCTCCCTCAAGCTGTTTGCCAAAGAGGCGGCTCCAGTGCCCAAAATCCACTGGTCCTAA